In Patagioenas fasciata isolate bPatFas1 chromosome 20, bPatFas1.hap1, whole genome shotgun sequence, a genomic segment contains:
- the USP20 gene encoding ubiquitin carboxyl-terminal hydrolase 20, with protein sequence MGDTRDICPHLDSIGEVTRDDLLLKSKGTCQSCGAVGPNLWACLQIGCPYVGCGESFADHSTLHAQAKKHNLTVNLTTFRIWCYACEKEVFLEQRLAAQAPPLKFAEPDSPLPAHPLKAVPIAVADEGESESEDDDLKPRGLTGMKNLGNSCYMNAALQALSNCPPLTQFFLECGGLVRTDKKPALCKSYQKLVSEVWHKKRPSYVVPSSLSHGIKLVNPMFRGYAQQDTQEFLRCLMDQLHEELKEPVVAETRDLDTSDQDDKREGDRSPSEDEFLSCDSSSDRGEGDGQSRTTASTGSGSLAETELLIQDEAGRGISEKERMKDRKFSCGHRRSNSEQVDEDADVDTTMMLVDGRASPEMLPAPRPASPCRTPEPDNDAYVRCSSRPCSPVHHDVHSKLSSSPPRSSPARLGPSYVLKKAQMQASGKKKKELRYRSVISDIFDGSILSLVQCLTCDRVSTTVETFQDLSLPIPGKEDLAKLHSAIYQNVPAKTGTCGDNYASQGWIAFIMEYIRRFVVSCIPSWFWGPVVTLEDCLAAFFAADELKGDNMYSCERCKKLRNGVKYCKVLRLPEILCIHLKRFRHEVMYSFKINSHVSFPLEGLDLRPFLAKECVSQITTYDLLSVICHHGTAGSGHYIAYCQNVINGQWYEFDDQYVTEVHETVVQNAEAYVLFYRKSSEEAVRERQKVVSLASMKEHSLLQFYISREWLNKFNTFAEPGPITNHTFLCAHGGIPPNKYHYIDDLVVILPQNVWEYLYNRFGGGPAVNHLYVCSICQVEIEALAKRRRIEIDTFIKLNKAFQAEESPSVIYCISMQWFREWEAFVKGKDNEPPGPIDNSKIALTKAGGHVQVKQGADYGQISEETWIYLSTLYGGGPEIAIRQNVAQVQELENLHGEQKIEAETRAV encoded by the exons ATGGGGGATACAAGAGACATCTGTCCTCACCTGGACTCCATCGGAGAGGTGACCAGGGATGATCTGCTGCTCAAATCCAAG GGAACTTGCCAGTCTTGTGGAGCTGTGGGACCAAATCTCTGGGCTTGTCTTCAG ATCGGTTGTCCCTATGTTGGCTGTGGGGAATCCTTTGCTGACCACAGCACACTTCATGCACAG GCCAAAAAGCACAACCTGACGGTGAACCTGACGACTTTCCGCATCTGGTGTTACGCTTGTGAGAAGGAGGTGTTCCTGGAGCAGCGGCTGGCAGCGCAGGCACCGCCGCTGAAGTTCGCGGAGCCG GATTCTCCATTGCCTGCTCACCCTTTGAAAGCTGTTCCAATTGCCGTGGCCGATGAAGGTGAATCTGAATCCGAGGATGATGATTTGAAACCAAGAG GCCTTACTGGAATGAAAAATCTTGGGAACTCCTGCTACATGAATGCAGCACTTCAGGCTCTCTCTAACTG CCCACCTCTCACACAGTTTTTTCTGGAATGTGGGGGACTGGTCCGTACAGATAAGAAACCAGCACTGTGCAAAAGCTACCAGAAGCTGGTGTCTGAGGTTTGGCATAAGAAACG CCCGAGTTACGTTGTTCCAAGCAGCCTATCCCATGGAATCAAACTCGTCAACCCCATGTTCCGAGGTTACGCACAGCAG GACACTCAGGAGTTCCTGCGGTGCCTGATGGATCAGCTCCACGAAGAACTGAAGGAACCAGTTGTTGCAGAGACGAGAGATTTGGATACGAGTGACCAAGATGACAAGCGGGAGGGTGACCGAAGTCCCTCTGAGGACGAGTTCCTCTCCTGTGACTCCAGCAGCGACAGGGGCGAAGGAGACGGGCAGAGCCGGACCACAGCGAGCACGGGCAGCGGCTCCTTGGCAGAGACAGAGCTGTTGATCCAGGACGAAGCAGGGAGAGGGATCTCTGAGAAAGAGAGGATGAAGGACAGAAAGTTCTCCTGTGGCCATCGGCGCAGCAACTCGGAGCAGGTGGATGAGGACGCGGATGTTGACACCACCATGATGCTGGTTGATGGCAGAGCCTCCCCCGAGATGCTCCCAGCTCCCCGGCCCGCCAGCCCTTGTAGGACACCAG AACCTGACAACGATGCCTACGTGCGCTGCTCCTCGCGCCCCTGCAGTCCGGTCCACCACGATGTGCACTCCAAGCTCTCCAGCAGCCCTCCGCGCTCCAGCCCTGCCAGGCTCGGCCCTTCCTACGTCCTCAAGAAAG CCCAGATGCAGGCTtctgggaaaaagaagaaagaacttCGCTATCGCAGTGTGATTTCTGACATCTTCGACGGCTCCATTCTCAGCCTGGTGCAGTGCCTCACCTGTGACAGA GTTTCTACGACAGTGGAGACATTCCAGGACCTGTCGCTCCCAATCCCAGGGAAGGAGGACTTGGCCAAGCTGCACTCTGCCATCTACCAAAACGTGCCAGCCAAgacggggacatgtggggacaacTACGCCTCGCAGGGCTGGATCGCTTTCATCATGGAGTACATCCGCAG ATTCGTGGTGTCCTGTATCCCTAGCTGGTTTTGGGGTCCTGTTGTGACGCTGGAGGATTGCCTTGCTGCCTTTTTTGCAGCCGATGAGTTGAAGG GAGACAACATGTACAGCTGTGAACGATGTAAAAA aCTGCGGAATGGAGTAAAGTACTGCAAAGTCCTCCGGCTGCCAGAG ATCCTTTGCATCCACTTGAAGCGGTTCCGGCACGAGGTGATGTATTCCTTCAAGATCAACAGCCACGTCTCCTTCCCCTTGGAAGGGCTGGATCTGCGACCTTTCCTGGCCAAGGAATGTGTCTCCCAGATCACCACCTACGATCTCCTGTCCGTCATCTGTCACCACGGCACAGCAGGCA GTGGGCACTACATCGCCTACTGCCAGAACGTCATCAACGGCCAGTGGTACGAGTTTGATGACCAGTATGTCACCGAAGTCCACGAGACCGTGGTACAGAACGCAGAAGCCTACGTCTTGTTCTACAG GAAAAGCAGCGAAGAGGCCGTGCGGGAGCGTCAGAAAGTTGTGTCCCTCGCCAGCATGAAGGAGCACAGTTTACTGCAGTTCTACATCTCTCGAGAGTGGCTCAATAAATTCAACACCTTTGCCGAGCCTGGTCCCATCACCAATCACACCTTCCTGTGCGCCCACGGAG GGATCCCTCCTAACAAGTACCACTACATCGACGACCTGGTTGTGATTCTGCCCCAGAATGTGTGGGAATATCTCTACAACAG GTTTGGGGGCGGCCCTGCTGTGAACCATCTGTACGTGTGCTCCATTTGCCAAGTGGAGATCGAAGCGCTGGCCAAACGCAGGAGAATCGAAATCGACACCTTCATCAAG CTGAACAAGGCGTTCCAGGCAGAGGAGTCTCCAAGCGTCATCTACTGTATCAGCATGCAGTGGTTCCGGGAGTGGGAAGCCTTTGTCAAGGGGAAGGATAACG AGCCTCCCGGACCGATTGACAACAGCAAGATTGCGCTCACAAAAGCAGGTGGCCATGTGCAAGTGAAGCAGG GTGCTGACTACGGGCAGATTTCCGAGGAGACGTGGATTTATTTAAGCACGCTGTACGGAGGGGGCCCAGAGATCGCCATCAGACAGAACGTGGCCCAGGTCCAAGAACTGGAAAACCTACACGGGGAGCAGAAGATTGAAGCGGAGACGCGGGCTGTGTGA